In a genomic window of Salegentibacter salegens:
- the pyrH gene encoding UMP kinase, which produces MQYKRILLKLSGEALMGQRQYGIDPDRLAEYAEEIKEVTDKGIEVAIVIGGGNIFRGVAGASKGMDRVQGDHMGMLATVINGLALQSALEDAGVQTRLQSAIKINEVAEPFIRRKAMRHLEKGRVVIFGGGTGNPYFTTDSAAVLRAIEIHADVILKGTRVDGIYNADPEKDKKATKFDFISFDDVIRKGLKVMDTTAFTLSQENELPIIVFDMNTPGNLLKVVTGERIGTKVNL; this is translated from the coding sequence ATGCAATACAAAAGAATACTTTTAAAATTATCGGGAGAAGCATTAATGGGACAACGCCAATATGGCATAGATCCCGATCGCCTGGCAGAATATGCCGAGGAGATTAAAGAAGTTACCGATAAGGGAATAGAAGTAGCCATTGTTATAGGCGGCGGAAATATTTTTAGAGGTGTGGCTGGAGCCAGTAAAGGAATGGACAGAGTGCAGGGTGACCATATGGGAATGCTTGCCACCGTAATTAACGGGTTAGCTTTACAAAGTGCACTGGAAGATGCCGGAGTTCAAACCAGGCTGCAATCGGCTATAAAAATAAATGAAGTAGCCGAACCTTTTATTAGAAGAAAAGCCATGCGCCATTTAGAAAAAGGCCGTGTGGTAATTTTTGGAGGTGGAACCGGAAATCCTTATTTCACTACAGATTCTGCCGCAGTTTTAAGAGCTATTGAAATTCACGCCGATGTAATTTTAAAAGGAACACGTGTAGACGGAATTTACAATGCTGATCCTGAAAAAGATAAAAAAGCCACAAAATTCGATTTTATATCTTTTGACGATGTGATTAGAAAAGGTCTAAAAGTAATGGATACTACCGCTTTCACCTTAAGCCAGGAAAACGAACTCCCAATTATTGTTTTTGATATGAACACTCCCGGAAACCTACTAAAAGTGGTTACAGGCGAAAGAATAGGCACAAAAGTTAATTTATAA
- the frr gene encoding ribosome recycling factor: MEDEIEFIIDTTKEGMDKAIDHLNKQLQNIRAGKANPAMLGSVMVEYYGAQTPLQQVANVNTPDARTISIQPFEKSLIKDIEKGIMLANLGFNPMNNGESVIINVPPLTEERRKQLTKQAKAEAEDAKIGVRNDRKSANNELKKLDISEDLLRDAENEVQELTDAHITRIDTILENKEKEIMTI, translated from the coding sequence ATGGAAGACGAAATTGAATTTATTATAGACACTACCAAAGAAGGTATGGACAAAGCGATTGATCACCTGAATAAACAATTGCAAAACATTCGGGCAGGTAAAGCCAACCCGGCAATGCTTGGGAGTGTAATGGTAGAATACTATGGAGCTCAAACTCCGCTGCAACAGGTTGCCAATGTGAATACGCCAGATGCCCGAACTATTTCTATTCAGCCCTTTGAGAAAAGCCTGATTAAAGATATTGAAAAAGGAATTATGTTGGCAAACCTTGGTTTTAATCCAATGAACAACGGTGAGAGTGTAATTATAAATGTACCACCCTTAACTGAAGAGCGCCGTAAGCAACTTACAAAACAAGCAAAAGCTGAAGCTGAAGATGCTAAAATTGGGGTAAGAAATGACAGAAAATCTGCCAATAACGAATTAAAGAAACTGGATATTTCTGAAGATTTACTTAGAGATGCTGAAAATGAGGTTCAGGAATTAACCGATGCCCATATTACCCGTATTGACACTATCCTTGAAAACAAGGAAAAAGAAATTATGACTATATAA